A part of Syntrophorhabdus sp. genomic DNA contains:
- the pyrF gene encoding orotidine-5'-phosphate decarboxylase: protein MMESAMDPREKMIFALDVDRFEEAQQLVMEFKDHVGMFKVGKQLFTQCGPKIVDYIKLKNSKVFLDLKYHDIPNTVAKASVEAAKLGVDILNVHASGGFAMMSEAKRALVEAGKNPGLARPRIIGVTVLTSLDDAELKRVGFDMPVIELTKRLALLAKEAGLDGVVAGGSEIEMIRETCGRDFLIITPGVRVEDRKDDQKRTITPQEAIRRGASHIVLGRAVRDAADPKALLRKITGDIRDALSV from the coding sequence ATGATGGAGAGTGCGATGGACCCCAGGGAAAAAATGATCTTTGCTCTCGATGTAGACCGTTTCGAGGAAGCGCAGCAGCTTGTCATGGAGTTCAAGGACCACGTGGGCATGTTCAAGGTGGGCAAGCAGCTCTTTACGCAATGTGGACCGAAGATAGTCGACTACATAAAGCTGAAGAACTCGAAGGTCTTTCTCGACCTCAAGTATCACGACATCCCCAATACCGTGGCCAAGGCTTCCGTCGAGGCGGCGAAGCTCGGGGTCGACATCCTGAACGTCCATGCCTCGGGGGGATTCGCCATGATGAGCGAGGCCAAGCGGGCCCTCGTCGAGGCGGGCAAGAACCCCGGCCTCGCGCGTCCCAGGATCATAGGGGTAACGGTCCTCACGAGTCTCGATGACGCGGAACTGAAAAGGGTCGGCTTCGACATGCCCGTCATCGAACTGACAAAAAGGCTGGCGCTTCTCGCGAAGGAGGCCGGGCTCGACGGCGTCGTAGCGGGGGGAAGCGAGATCGAGATGATCAGGGAGACCTGCGGCAGGGACTTCCTCATCATCACACCCGGGGTGAGGGTCGAAGACAGGAAGGACGACCAGAAACGGACGATCACACCGCAGGAGGCGATAAGGAGGGGGGCCTCGCACATCGTCCTTGGCAGGGCGGTCAGGGACGCG
- a CDS encoding EamA family transporter — translation MERERLSDILLLSVSVIWGVNLVAVKYLLGDLSPVNLILVRFITGSLLLFLLLFFLEDVKVPPRDMWRLTLLGAVGVAVYQFVFTFALKYTSAVNVGILINMSPIYGGFLSSLFGYERFMKKRILAIVTGFAGVYILMTKGDWNVFMRGDVAGNVLALFASFLWALYTILSKPLLERHSPLKVTAWSMTAGSVILAFFVPSFFDAGELGRLSMTGWLIIVFSIVLSTVVAFFLWYRGVARIGVSRTMIYQYCVPVFTALTAYFVLDETLHFSQLIGGMIIFVSVYLARR, via the coding sequence GTGGAACGTGAACGCCTGTCAGATATCCTGCTCCTCAGTGTCTCTGTTATCTGGGGTGTGAATCTCGTGGCCGTCAAGTATCTTCTGGGCGACCTGTCCCCGGTGAACCTCATACTGGTGCGGTTCATCACGGGGAGCCTTCTTCTATTTCTTTTACTCTTTTTTCTCGAAGATGTAAAGGTGCCTCCCCGGGACATGTGGAGGCTCACACTGCTCGGGGCGGTGGGTGTCGCTGTCTACCAGTTCGTTTTCACCTTTGCCCTGAAATACACCTCCGCCGTCAACGTGGGGATCCTTATAAACATGTCCCCCATCTACGGGGGTTTCCTGAGCAGTCTTTTCGGCTACGAGAGATTCATGAAGAAGAGGATCCTCGCCATTGTCACCGGATTTGCGGGCGTCTACATTCTCATGACGAAGGGTGACTGGAACGTCTTCATGCGGGGCGATGTTGCCGGGAACGTTCTCGCGCTTTTCGCGAGCTTCCTCTGGGCCCTTTACACCATACTGTCGAAGCCGCTTCTCGAAAGGCACTCCCCGTTGAAGGTGACGGCGTGGAGCATGACGGCCGGCTCCGTTATCCTCGCGTTCTTCGTGCCGTCCTTCTTCGACGCGGGCGAACTCGGGCGTCTTTCCATGACGGGTTGGCTTATCATCGTTTTCTCCATCGTTCTCTCGACCGTTGTCGCCTTTTTCCTCTGGTACCGGGGGGTCGCACGGATAGGCGTCTCCCGCACCATGATCTACCAATATTGCGTTCCCGTCTTTACGGCGCTCACGGCCTACTTCGTTCTCGACGAGACCCTCCATTTCTCCCAGCTTATCGGGGGAATGATCATTTTTGTGAGCGTCTATCTGGCGAGAAGATAA
- a CDS encoding cob(I)yrinic acid a,c-diamide adenosyltransferase, which yields MADKEGLIIVFTGDGKGKTTAALGIALRALGRRQRTAIFQFMKGRERSGEQMLDKDTIPLIEVHAFGAGFLREGDDPAPHRKAAEKGWRAVEEELSSGSADIVVLDEISHAVNHGLIPAGQIVRSLSSRRAGLHVVLTGRNMPPDLIDIADTITDMKEVRHAYRSGKGAVLGIDY from the coding sequence ATGGCCGACAAAGAAGGACTTATTATCGTCTTTACCGGCGATGGGAAGGGGAAGACCACGGCGGCACTCGGCATAGCACTTCGCGCGCTCGGCCGGAGGCAAAGGACGGCCATCTTCCAGTTCATGAAAGGCCGGGAGAGATCGGGAGAGCAGATGCTCGACAAGGACACCATCCCCCTTATCGAGGTCCACGCCTTCGGCGCCGGGTTCTTGAGGGAAGGTGACGATCCGGCACCCCATCGCAAGGCCGCCGAAAAGGGTTGGCGGGCCGTCGAAGAGGAACTCTCCTCCGGCAGCGCCGACATCGTTGTCCTCGACGAGATATCCCATGCCGTCAACCACGGCCTCATCCCCGCGGGGCAGATCGTTCGATCGCTGAGCAGCAGAAGGGCCGGCCTCCACGTGGTCCTCACCGGCCGAAACATGCCCCCCGATCTCATTGACATCGCCGACACGATCACCGACATGAAAGAGGTCCGCCACGCTTACCGGAGCGGCAAAGGAGCCGTTCTGGGGATAGACTATTGA
- a CDS encoding archease: MESFKVLDHDADVRLEVYGASREELFENAARAMLSLIIDPGKVRPALEKRITVPGNGELLINFLNELLFVWDVERFIPAEVTVSFEREGLAALIKGEPFDEDRHSIEVELKAVTYHKFAITETAGRFKATIIIDV; this comes from the coding sequence GTGGAGTCCTTCAAGGTCCTCGATCATGACGCCGACGTCCGTCTCGAGGTCTACGGGGCCTCACGGGAAGAGCTCTTCGAAAACGCCGCACGGGCGATGCTTTCCCTCATTATCGATCCCGGGAAGGTCAGACCGGCGCTTGAAAAAAGGATAACCGTCCCGGGCAACGGGGAGCTCCTCATCAATTTCCTCAACGAGCTCCTCTTTGTCTGGGATGTGGAGAGATTCATCCCCGCCGAAGTGACCGTCTCCTTTGAGAGAGAAGGCCTCGCCGCCCTTATCAAAGGTGAGCCCTTCGACGAGGACAGGCACAGCATCGAAGTGGAATTAAAAGCGGTCACCTACCACAAGTTCGCCATAACCGAAACAGCAGGGAGATTCAAGGCTACCATTATTATAGACGTATAA